A section of the Polynucleobacter sp. AP-Sving-400A-A2 genome encodes:
- the ppsR gene encoding transcriptional regulator PpsR, giving the protein MTISPQPHNLFQNLSSEELSHLAQASADISFVLDDSGSIQDIYSHKQSLAKHIPDDLIGKKWLEVVEPDSRKKVQYLLDDANQDNISKFRQINLSSNAKDTALPIMCASIKALSNQKIIVIGRDLGEISQLQQDLVAAQKQISQNYLQINQLEERFRSIFEIGSESIIILQADDGYPIVEMNSNAIKQLLVAKKDCVGRSFLSLLPADELSKVTSFFQEMLEIGESRELDTSFVGGKKIQISVSSFTNSGKLHLLLNLKPLDHTQAALMLESDSLTVKAIENNTYGFVVCTPEGQILKANKAFIKLSNCKSEQELIGTSIQNYLGSETADFDRMMQSLKGRASAQSCISSISNNSSGFKLVDISAVSVAHPRACIGMIFRQMDSRENKEKRIDKKLVRSSEELSMLVGKVPLKDILTETTDLIEELCIKAALDLSNDNRVSASEILGLSRQSLYIKLRKYGLVDSDIKAID; this is encoded by the coding sequence ATGACCATCTCACCGCAACCACATAATCTTTTTCAGAACTTAAGCAGTGAAGAGCTTAGCCATTTAGCGCAAGCATCCGCTGATATCTCTTTTGTATTAGATGACTCTGGATCAATTCAAGACATCTACTCCCATAAACAAAGCTTAGCCAAGCATATTCCAGACGACCTCATTGGAAAAAAATGGTTGGAGGTAGTCGAGCCTGACAGCAGAAAAAAAGTTCAGTACTTGTTGGACGATGCCAACCAAGACAATATTTCCAAATTTAGACAAATTAATCTCTCCAGCAACGCAAAAGATACAGCGCTACCAATAATGTGCGCCTCAATCAAAGCGCTATCGAACCAAAAGATTATTGTTATTGGTAGAGATCTTGGTGAAATCTCTCAGCTACAGCAAGATTTGGTTGCAGCTCAGAAACAGATTAGTCAAAACTATCTGCAAATAAATCAGCTAGAAGAACGTTTTCGTTCTATCTTTGAAATAGGATCTGAATCCATCATCATTCTTCAAGCAGACGATGGATATCCAATTGTCGAGATGAATAGCAATGCTATTAAGCAACTGTTAGTTGCCAAAAAAGATTGTGTTGGAAGATCGTTTCTATCTCTTCTACCTGCCGATGAACTCAGTAAAGTAACTAGCTTTTTTCAAGAGATGCTCGAAATAGGCGAATCAAGAGAATTAGATACTTCTTTTGTTGGTGGCAAAAAAATCCAAATTAGCGTAAGCTCTTTTACCAATAGTGGAAAACTTCACTTACTACTGAACCTCAAGCCACTGGATCACACTCAAGCAGCCCTTATGTTGGAGTCTGACTCTTTAACCGTGAAGGCCATAGAAAACAATACTTATGGTTTTGTTGTTTGTACACCGGAAGGTCAGATTCTAAAAGCCAATAAAGCTTTTATTAAATTAAGTAACTGCAAGAGCGAGCAAGAATTAATTGGTACCTCTATACAAAATTATCTAGGCTCAGAGACAGCGGATTTTGATCGAATGATGCAATCCCTCAAGGGAAGAGCTAGCGCGCAATCCTGCATCTCCTCTATTAGCAACAATAGTAGTGGCTTTAAATTGGTCGATATTTCAGCGGTATCCGTGGCTCATCCTCGCGCCTGTATTGGGATGATCTTCCGTCAAATGGATTCGAGAGAAAATAAAGAAAAACGCATAGACAAAAAACTGGTGCGCAGCTCTGAAGAACTATCCATGCTGGTTGGAAAAGTTCCTCTGAAAGATATCCTTACCGAGACAACTGACTTGATTGAGGAGCTCTGCATTAAAGCTGCTTTAGATTTAAGTAATGACAATCGTGTTTCAGCGTCTGAAATCTTAGGCTTATCACGTCAAAGCCTATACATTAAATTACGGAAATACGGCCTAGTAGATAGCGACATTAAGGCTATTGATTAG
- a CDS encoding spheroidene monooxygenase, producing MNGQVALMVLVDIQLSAKISGILRLMFARLGLWNTPGLKFYKHMGSGRNGGFSIHPSGTHQALFCVFQDIASLEQFYQSSRLIRWYRAHAQDFFSVKLKAYSIKGQWSGFAPHITAEAPSSGPIVSITRASIKPLYCIPFWRKQPAAEISLEQSSGCIIAAGVGEAPFFRQATFTIWESQAAMDQYARQGAHQNAIRASLSGHYFSESMFSRFIPFDVDGSWKGRTLV from the coding sequence ATGAACGGCCAAGTTGCATTAATGGTTCTGGTTGATATCCAATTATCAGCAAAAATCAGCGGTATTCTCAGACTCATGTTTGCCCGCCTAGGACTTTGGAATACTCCTGGACTGAAATTCTATAAGCATATGGGCTCAGGAAGAAACGGTGGCTTCTCGATTCATCCAAGCGGAACACATCAGGCACTATTTTGCGTTTTTCAAGACATAGCTAGCCTAGAACAGTTTTACCAATCTTCAAGATTAATTCGCTGGTACAGAGCGCATGCTCAAGATTTTTTTTCAGTCAAACTGAAGGCATATTCGATTAAAGGCCAATGGTCAGGTTTTGCTCCACACATAACAGCTGAAGCACCCTCTTCCGGCCCGATCGTATCGATTACTAGAGCATCCATTAAGCCGCTATATTGCATCCCCTTTTGGCGTAAGCAACCTGCAGCAGAAATCTCACTTGAACAATCATCTGGTTGCATTATTGCTGCTGGGGTCGGTGAAGCTCCTTTCTTTCGACAAGCGACTTTTACTATTTGGGAGTCCCAAGCAGCAATGGATCAATATGCCCGACAAGGCGCCCATCAAAATGCAATTCGCGCCTCCTTAAGTGGGCATTATTTTTCTGAGTCCATGTTTTCGCGCTTCATCCCTTTTGATGTAGATGGAAGCTGGAAAGGTCGCACCCTTGTCTAA
- the crtD gene encoding 1-hydroxycarotenoid 3,4-desaturase CrtD, which yields MSKLPVIIVGGGIGGLCCALDLASSGVEVMLIEKEDQLGGKIRQLNCSNDPISPVLIDSGPTVFTMRWVFDALFQKAGTTLESELKITKLDVLARHAWSKDERLDLFANADQSAEAIKEFSSAAEADRFLQFSRQCRKLYRALEKPYMLSEKPSFGGMITDLGISGSKVLYEIGLFNTLWKSLGDYFHDPRLRQLFGRYATYCGSSPYQAPATLMLIADVEAQGVWAIEGGMYSLVRALEKLAQDKGVQFKTGQACEEILIERGRASGVRLADGTSIQAKAVIFNGDLAALQAGLLNPSSKQSLNTKMTPPSAAKRSLSAVTWSINAKTDGFPLVRHNVFFNQDYRAEFDDIFQKQRLPKKPTVYVCAQDQGDTYQASLKSQRLLCLVNAPAKGDQSEFSAQEIDACERETFNLLQQCGLNIDLDSEICQRTTPSLFNQLFPATGGALYGQANHGWMETFGRASAQSPIPGLYLAGGSVHPGPGVPMAALSGRMAAATLMDHLGLIRLSGRTLISGGTSML from the coding sequence TTGTCTAAACTGCCAGTCATTATTGTCGGTGGCGGCATTGGTGGCTTATGTTGCGCTCTCGATCTAGCCTCTTCTGGCGTTGAGGTGATGCTGATCGAAAAAGAAGATCAGCTGGGAGGTAAGATTCGGCAATTAAATTGCTCTAACGATCCCATCTCTCCGGTGCTAATAGATTCTGGCCCTACCGTCTTTACCATGCGCTGGGTTTTTGATGCGCTCTTTCAAAAAGCGGGCACCACCTTAGAGTCTGAACTAAAGATTACCAAGCTAGATGTCTTAGCCCGTCATGCCTGGAGCAAAGATGAAAGGCTAGATTTATTTGCTAATGCCGACCAATCAGCAGAAGCGATCAAGGAATTTTCTTCTGCGGCCGAAGCAGATCGCTTTCTTCAATTTTCCAGGCAATGTCGCAAACTCTATCGGGCACTTGAAAAACCTTACATGCTTTCTGAAAAGCCCAGCTTTGGGGGCATGATTACTGATCTTGGTATATCGGGATCTAAGGTCTTATACGAGATTGGCTTATTTAATACTCTATGGAAATCACTCGGTGACTACTTCCATGACCCCAGATTGCGCCAACTATTTGGAAGATACGCAACCTATTGTGGTTCATCGCCCTATCAAGCCCCCGCCACCTTAATGTTAATTGCCGATGTGGAGGCACAAGGAGTATGGGCAATTGAAGGTGGCATGTATAGCCTAGTTAGGGCCCTTGAGAAGTTAGCGCAAGATAAAGGTGTCCAATTCAAGACTGGCCAAGCTTGCGAAGAAATCTTAATAGAGCGAGGTCGTGCTAGTGGAGTGAGGTTGGCCGATGGCACAAGTATTCAAGCAAAGGCAGTCATTTTTAACGGTGATCTGGCTGCGCTTCAAGCGGGTTTACTCAATCCGTCTAGCAAACAATCGTTGAATACCAAAATGACCCCCCCTAGCGCTGCCAAAAGATCGCTTTCTGCTGTTACCTGGTCGATCAATGCGAAAACAGATGGCTTTCCTTTAGTTCGACATAATGTGTTTTTTAATCAAGACTACCGTGCTGAGTTTGATGATATTTTTCAAAAGCAACGTCTGCCAAAAAAGCCAACGGTATACGTATGTGCACAAGATCAAGGCGATACATATCAAGCCAGTTTGAAATCACAAAGACTGCTATGTCTAGTCAATGCACCAGCAAAAGGCGATCAGTCAGAATTTAGTGCGCAAGAAATCGACGCATGTGAACGCGAAACTTTTAATCTTCTACAACAGTGTGGTCTTAATATCGACTTGGATAGCGAAATATGTCAACGCACAACGCCCTCTCTTTTCAATCAACTCTTTCCAGCAACGGGGGGAGCCCTTTACGGCCAAGCCAATCATGGCTGGATGGAAACTTTTGGGCGAGCTTCAGCGCAAAGCCCGATTCCGGGCCTTTATCTAGCGGGGGGCAGCGTACATCCAGGTCCGGGAGTGCCAATGGCAGCACTATCGGGACGAATGGCGGCCGCAACCCTGATGGATCACCTCGGTTTGATCAGGCTGTCGGGCAGAACGCTTATCTCTGGTGGTACATCGATGCTCTAA
- a CDS encoding carotenoid 1,2-hydratase, translating to MTERGEKQVSRNSTDFVIGPSSLHWDGNKLTVQIQERAVPFGQKIAGTVELYPNTLFNFSTPLDAAGKHRWGPLAPSARVKVRLNSPDLQWEGNAYLDSNEGDEPISQAFHEWDWSRAEMSGGRTSVIYDVREKNSQENLLALTFNPNGTIDHFEPPPRQALPKTMWGIRGHMRNQSAETLAVQKVLENTPFYTRSVLNSELLGEKVLSFHETLSVPKLTLTSTQLMLPWRMPRITW from the coding sequence ATGACTGAGCGAGGAGAAAAACAAGTCTCCCGTAACTCTACCGATTTTGTCATTGGTCCGAGTAGTCTGCATTGGGATGGCAATAAGTTAACTGTTCAGATACAGGAGCGCGCAGTACCTTTTGGGCAAAAGATTGCGGGTACTGTTGAGCTCTATCCCAATACCTTATTCAACTTTAGTACACCGTTAGATGCTGCTGGTAAACATCGCTGGGGACCTCTTGCTCCTTCAGCAAGAGTTAAGGTACGACTCAATTCCCCTGACTTACAGTGGGAAGGAAATGCCTATTTAGATTCCAACGAAGGAGATGAGCCCATCAGTCAAGCTTTTCATGAATGGGATTGGTCAAGAGCAGAAATGAGTGGTGGAAGAACTTCAGTAATTTATGATGTGCGCGAAAAGAATTCTCAAGAAAATCTATTGGCACTCACTTTCAACCCCAATGGAACAATTGATCACTTTGAACCCCCTCCAAGGCAGGCTCTACCAAAAACGATGTGGGGGATTCGAGGGCATATGCGCAATCAAAGTGCTGAGACCTTAGCGGTGCAAAAGGTTTTAGAAAATACTCCCTTCTACACTCGCTCGGTTTTAAATTCTGAACTCCTGGGTGAGAAGGTGCTCTCATTTCATGAAACCTTAAGCGTACCCAAGCTGACCCTAACTTCAACTCAATTAATGCTACCTTGGAGAATGCCGCGAATTACGTGGTGA
- a CDS encoding phytoene/squalene synthase family protein, with the protein MNQNISDLQECVATMRDGSKSFFAASRILPQRVRDPATALYAFCRITDDVADAVDAEPDAIPKLRERLDRIYQGRPDDIPADRALSIVVKEYDLPISLPLALIEGYEWDTQFRTYNSLEDLLDYCARVAGTVGAMMCVIMDRRDPETLARACELGLAMQLTNIARDVGEDAANGRIYLPLDWLREAGLDPQVWLSKPEFNDQIASVIARLLKHADVLYSRSESGISDLPWDCRPAIQAARLIYSEIGRQVEKLNLDSVSTRAYVPSKRKLILLAEAFTAISKIFSRKLEVDADKAIQYLVNAVIEVPHEKRFDGTTHDHLLWFVDLMERQERRRNTRTHGRALQ; encoded by the coding sequence ATGAATCAAAACATCAGTGACCTCCAAGAGTGTGTAGCAACCATGCGAGATGGATCAAAGTCCTTCTTCGCTGCCTCAAGAATTTTGCCTCAGAGAGTCAGAGACCCAGCAACAGCCCTCTATGCATTTTGTCGAATTACTGATGATGTAGCTGATGCAGTGGATGCAGAACCAGATGCGATTCCGAAACTGCGTGAGCGTCTTGATCGAATCTATCAAGGAAGGCCTGACGACATACCTGCTGACCGCGCCTTGTCGATTGTTGTTAAAGAATATGACCTCCCTATCAGTCTCCCTCTAGCCCTCATCGAGGGTTATGAATGGGATACGCAGTTCAGAACCTATAACTCCTTAGAGGATTTATTGGACTATTGCGCTAGAGTGGCCGGCACAGTCGGAGCGATGATGTGCGTCATCATGGATCGTCGCGATCCAGAGACCTTAGCAAGAGCTTGTGAACTTGGCTTGGCAATGCAATTAACTAATATTGCCCGCGATGTAGGTGAAGATGCTGCAAATGGTCGCATCTATTTACCTTTGGATTGGCTTAGGGAAGCTGGATTAGATCCTCAAGTTTGGTTAAGCAAGCCTGAGTTTAATGATCAAATTGCGAGTGTGATCGCTCGTCTTTTAAAGCATGCGGATGTACTATATTCCCGCTCGGAGAGTGGAATTTCAGACTTACCCTGGGATTGTCGTCCTGCTATTCAGGCCGCTCGCCTGATTTATTCAGAGATTGGCCGACAAGTAGAAAAGCTTAATTTGGATTCCGTTTCGACCAGAGCTTATGTACCCTCCAAAAGAAAGCTGATTCTTCTAGCAGAAGCTTTTACAGCTATCTCTAAGATATTTTCTCGGAAGCTTGAAGTGGATGCCGATAAAGCCATTCAGTATCTAGTAAATGCGGTGATTGAAGTCCCGCATGAAAAGCGTTTTGATGGAACAACGCATGATCATTTATTGTGGTTCGTTGATCTCATGGAGAGACAAGAGCGTCGCCGCAATACTCGTACGCATGGTAGAGCCCTACAGTAG
- a CDS encoding phytoene desaturase: protein MLKKADLREDKVSTAIVIGSGFGGLASAIRLSCKGYKVIVIEKLDAPGGRAYVHHRDGFTFDAGPTIITAPFLLEELWELCGKKMSDDVDLRPMDPFYRIRFDDGTHFDYTGDPARMRAEVAKFAPEDLPGYERFLAEAEKCYKLGFQELSSTAFDSIGDLIRAIPSMIKMRAWESIYKLVARHLKNDKIRQVMSFHPLLIGGNPFSVTAVYALINSLERRHGVHSAMGGTGSLIKGMAGLLAGRGVEIRLNSEVKRIEVADGKTQGVTLANGEFIPSDIVVSNADAAWTYKKLIAPEHRKVWTDAKVDKSKYSMSLFVWYFGTDNQYPDVPHHMILLGKRYKELLTDIFKRHVLADDFSLYLHRPTATDPSLAPAGGDAFYVLAPVPNLESGTDWAKEAEPYRQAIAKYLDESVLPGFEKHLKTSFLMTPQDFQDRLLSVKGAAFGFEPLLLQSAWFRPHNRSEDIQGLYMVGAGTHPGAGIPGVLSSAKALMSVVAEPKKIAA from the coding sequence ATGTTAAAAAAAGCTGACTTGAGGGAAGATAAAGTATCCACTGCCATTGTGATTGGAAGTGGATTTGGCGGATTGGCATCTGCGATTCGTTTATCTTGTAAGGGCTACAAGGTCATTGTTATAGAAAAGCTAGATGCTCCTGGTGGTAGGGCATACGTACATCATCGCGATGGATTTACCTTTGATGCGGGGCCTACCATCATTACAGCCCCATTCCTACTTGAAGAATTATGGGAATTGTGTGGAAAGAAGATGTCAGATGATGTTGATCTGCGCCCAATGGATCCTTTTTATCGTATCCGTTTTGATGACGGTACACACTTTGATTACACGGGTGACCCCGCCAGAATGCGTGCTGAAGTTGCTAAGTTTGCACCAGAAGACTTGCCAGGTTATGAGCGATTTTTGGCTGAGGCCGAAAAATGTTACAAGCTTGGTTTTCAGGAGCTCAGCTCAACTGCGTTTGATTCAATCGGCGATTTAATTCGTGCAATTCCATCAATGATCAAGATGCGGGCTTGGGAGAGCATCTACAAGTTAGTTGCGCGCCATTTAAAAAATGACAAGATACGTCAAGTGATGAGTTTTCATCCGCTTTTGATTGGTGGCAATCCTTTTTCTGTCACTGCAGTCTATGCGCTCATCAACTCTTTAGAGCGACGCCATGGGGTCCATTCTGCAATGGGTGGAACCGGCTCTTTAATTAAGGGTATGGCTGGCTTGTTGGCAGGTAGGGGGGTGGAAATCCGCCTGAACTCTGAAGTGAAGCGTATTGAAGTGGCCGATGGTAAGACTCAAGGCGTAACCCTTGCCAATGGTGAATTTATTCCCTCAGATATTGTGGTCTCCAACGCGGATGCTGCTTGGACTTACAAAAAACTCATCGCACCAGAGCATCGAAAAGTATGGACTGATGCTAAGGTTGATAAGAGTAAATACTCGATGAGTCTTTTTGTTTGGTACTTCGGCACGGACAATCAATACCCGGACGTTCCACACCATATGATCTTATTGGGTAAGCGTTATAAAGAGTTATTGACGGATATCTTTAAGAGACATGTACTGGCAGATGACTTTAGTCTCTATTTGCATAGGCCAACTGCTACTGACCCATCCTTAGCACCTGCGGGTGGCGATGCCTTTTATGTATTGGCTCCAGTACCGAATTTAGAAAGCGGCACAGACTGGGCTAAAGAGGCTGAGCCCTATCGTCAAGCGATTGCCAAGTATCTAGATGAAAGCGTTTTGCCTGGATTTGAAAAGCATCTCAAAACATCCTTTCTCATGACCCCTCAAGATTTCCAAGATCGTCTCTTGTCAGTCAAAGGCGCTGCCTTTGGTTTTGAGCCGCTCTTACTTCAAAGCGCTTGGTTTAGGCCGCACAACCGTAGTGAAGATATTCAGGGGCTTTATATGGTCGGTGCTGGCACTCACCCGGGTGCGGGTATCCCCGGTGTTTTATCTTCAGCAAAAGCATTAATGTCTGTAGTAGCAGAACCTAAAAAAATCGCTGCATAA
- the pufC gene encoding photosynthetic reaction center cytochrome PufC yields MKQLRRYLILPALFASVLLLSGCERPPMETVQHGFRGTGMDLIYNPRILAEQADKNAVPVSYGPAPAEGPKAGAVYQNVKVLNNLSVAQFSAFMVSMTSWVAPEQGCTYCHNAANFADDSLYTKKVARNMILMTQRVNTQWQDHVAQTGVTCYTCHRGNNIPEQVWFKEPKQQTGNGLLGNKDGQNTPVAASGYSSLPNAYFDQYLSKNSNIRVAGDTALPTGNKHSINETESTYGLMMHFSKSLGVNCTYCHNSRNFASWEESPPQRTKAWYAIRMAQDINNNYMEPIQGLFPPHRLGPTGDVAKANCGTCHQGAYKPLNGVSMLTDYPFLTGPAKTMQKPKDAPPSAKSVAMK; encoded by the coding sequence ATGAAGCAATTAAGAAGATATCTAATATTGCCGGCTTTATTTGCGAGTGTTTTGCTCCTGTCTGGCTGCGAGAGACCTCCAATGGAAACTGTTCAGCATGGCTTCCGTGGAACGGGAATGGATTTGATTTATAACCCGCGCATATTAGCTGAGCAAGCTGATAAAAATGCTGTGCCTGTTTCATATGGGCCAGCGCCAGCAGAGGGGCCAAAAGCAGGGGCTGTTTATCAAAACGTGAAGGTACTGAATAATTTGAGCGTTGCTCAATTTAGCGCATTCATGGTTTCGATGACTAGCTGGGTTGCGCCAGAGCAGGGCTGCACTTATTGCCATAACGCAGCAAACTTTGCAGATGACTCCTTGTATACCAAGAAAGTCGCGCGCAATATGATTTTGATGACTCAACGTGTGAATACCCAATGGCAAGACCACGTCGCTCAGACGGGTGTCACTTGTTATACCTGTCATCGTGGCAATAACATTCCGGAGCAAGTTTGGTTTAAGGAGCCTAAGCAACAAACAGGTAATGGACTTTTGGGTAATAAAGACGGACAAAATACTCCAGTTGCTGCCTCGGGCTATTCGTCTCTTCCGAATGCGTATTTCGATCAATACCTCTCAAAAAATAGCAATATTAGAGTGGCGGGAGATACGGCATTGCCAACCGGTAATAAGCACAGCATCAATGAGACTGAATCTACCTATGGATTGATGATGCATTTCTCTAAATCATTGGGAGTCAACTGCACGTATTGTCATAACAGTCGCAACTTCGCTTCTTGGGAAGAGAGTCCTCCCCAAAGAACCAAGGCTTGGTATGCTATTCGGATGGCCCAAGATATCAACAATAACTATATGGAGCCTATTCAAGGATTATTTCCTCCGCATCGTTTAGGTCCTACTGGTGATGTTGCTAAGGCGAATTGTGGTACTTGCCACCAGGGTGCATACAAGCCACTGAATGGTGTATCCATGTTGACGGACTATCCATTTTTAACGGGCCCCGCTAAGACAATGCAGAAGCCTAAAGATGCTCCACCATCAGCAAAATCGGTGGCAATGAAGTAA
- the pufM gene encoding photosynthetic reaction center subunit M — MEYQNLFTQVQVTAPPHHGVAIDPRDERERFGTPTMFHLLGRLGNAQLGPIYLGGLGVASLFFGIIAIQIMGWNMLASVNWNPIEFVRQLFWLSLDPPLPKHGLSLFMPLNEGGWWMMAGFFLTVSILLWWARTYRRAIALGMGTHIAWGFLAAIWLYLVLGFIRPLMMGSWSEGVPFGIFSHLDWTAAFSLRYGNLFYNPFHMLSIVFLYGSVLLFAMHGATILAVSRFGGEREIEQIVDRGTASERAALFWRWTMGFNATMESIHRWAWWFAVLTPLVGGIGILLTGTVVDNWYLWAVKHHVAPSYPYVFGTPLPDPATSGFIAPAAPTYIGIGVKP, encoded by the coding sequence ATGGAATATCAAAATCTATTTACTCAAGTTCAAGTAACTGCTCCGCCGCATCATGGGGTAGCTATAGATCCTCGTGATGAACGAGAGCGTTTTGGCACGCCAACTATGTTTCATTTGCTAGGGCGTTTGGGGAATGCGCAGCTTGGACCTATTTACTTAGGTGGTTTAGGCGTTGCTTCTTTATTTTTTGGCATTATTGCAATTCAGATTATGGGTTGGAATATGTTGGCCTCTGTGAATTGGAACCCAATTGAATTCGTGCGCCAATTATTCTGGCTCTCTTTAGATCCACCACTTCCAAAGCATGGCTTGTCTTTATTCATGCCCCTTAATGAGGGTGGTTGGTGGATGATGGCTGGCTTCTTCTTGACTGTCTCGATTTTATTGTGGTGGGCAAGAACGTATCGCCGAGCTATTGCTTTGGGTATGGGAACGCACATTGCCTGGGGTTTCTTGGCAGCAATTTGGCTCTATCTCGTATTGGGATTTATTCGCCCTCTCATGATGGGTAGTTGGAGTGAGGGTGTTCCGTTTGGAATCTTCTCGCACTTAGATTGGACTGCTGCGTTCTCATTGCGTTATGGAAATCTTTTCTATAACCCTTTCCACATGCTGTCAATTGTTTTCCTATACGGATCAGTACTCCTCTTCGCAATGCATGGCGCAACTATTTTGGCAGTCAGTCGCTTTGGTGGTGAACGGGAGATTGAGCAAATTGTCGATCGCGGTACAGCTTCGGAGAGAGCAGCTCTGTTTTGGAGATGGACCATGGGTTTCAATGCAACTATGGAATCGATTCACCGTTGGGCTTGGTGGTTTGCGGTGTTAACCCCTTTAGTCGGCGGTATCGGCATTTTGCTAACCGGCACTGTTGTGGATAACTGGTATTTATGGGCAGTGAAACACCATGTTGCGCCTTCTTATCCTTATGTTTTTGGTACTCCTTTACCGGACCCAGCAACTTCTGGATTTATCGCACCTGCCGCACCTACTTACATAGGAATAGGAGTTAAGCCATGA
- the pufL gene encoding photosynthetic reaction center subunit L — protein sequence MAMLSFERKYRVRGGTLVGGDLFDFWVGPFYVGFFGVTTVLFSFLGTALILWGASQGPTWNPWQINIAPPDISYGLGFAPLLEGGLWQLITVCALGAFLSWALREMEICRKLGMGLHVPYAYLMAVFAYFTLVIVRPILLGAWGHGFPYGILSHLDWVSNTGYQYLHFHYNPAHMIAVTLFFTTTFALVLHGGLVLSSTNPQKGEFVKTPEHEDTFFRDTIGYSVGTLGIHRVGLFLALAAVFWSAVCIVISGPFWSRGWPEWWGWWLNLPIWR from the coding sequence ATGGCCATGCTTAGTTTTGAAAGAAAGTATCGCGTTCGAGGCGGTACATTAGTCGGTGGGGACTTATTCGATTTTTGGGTGGGGCCGTTTTACGTCGGATTTTTTGGTGTTACCACCGTTTTATTTTCTTTTTTAGGTACCGCACTGATTTTGTGGGGTGCTTCACAGGGTCCAACATGGAACCCTTGGCAGATCAATATCGCGCCACCGGACATTAGTTATGGACTTGGTTTTGCCCCCTTGCTAGAAGGCGGGCTGTGGCAGCTGATTACGGTTTGTGCTTTAGGTGCATTCCTTTCGTGGGCCTTGCGAGAAATGGAGATTTGTCGAAAGCTCGGTATGGGACTTCATGTTCCCTACGCCTACTTAATGGCGGTATTTGCTTATTTCACTTTGGTTATCGTTAGGCCAATACTATTAGGTGCATGGGGTCATGGCTTTCCTTACGGCATCTTGAGTCACTTGGACTGGGTCTCCAATACAGGCTATCAGTACCTCCATTTTCATTACAACCCAGCGCATATGATTGCGGTGACTTTATTCTTCACCACCACCTTTGCTTTGGTATTACACGGCGGTTTAGTTTTGTCGTCTACAAATCCACAAAAAGGCGAGTTTGTTAAAACGCCTGAACATGAAGATACCTTCTTTAGAGACACGATTGGTTATTCAGTTGGTACCTTAGGAATTCACCGAGTTGGATTATTTCTAGCCTTAGCAGCGGTTTTTTGGAGCGCGGTTTGTATTGTGATTAGCGGCCCATTCTGGTCTCGTGGTTGGCCGGAGTGGTGGGGTTGGTGGTTGAACTTGCCAATTTGGCGTTAA
- the pufA gene encoding light-harvesting antenna LH1, alpha subunit, protein MWRIWKLYDPLRSMVVQGVFLFGLAAMIHLILLSSVRFNWLDGLSQAQFKAMEAKSGSAMPPSVPAAK, encoded by the coding sequence ATGTGGAGAATTTGGAAACTTTATGATCCATTGCGATCAATGGTTGTTCAAGGTGTTTTCCTGTTTGGTCTTGCAGCAATGATTCACTTGATTTTGCTAAGTAGTGTTCGTTTCAACTGGTTGGATGGTTTAAGCCAAGCCCAGTTTAAGGCGATGGAAGCTAAATCAGGTTCTGCAATGCCACCATCAGTTCCAGCAGCAAAGTAA
- the pufB gene encoding light-harvesting antenna LH1, beta subunit, producing the protein MSDHRTGSISGLTDDEAKEFHQLYIQGLVGFTSIAVVAHILVWAWRPWFH; encoded by the coding sequence ATGAGCGATCACAGAACAGGTTCAATATCTGGCCTTACTGATGACGAAGCCAAGGAGTTTCACCAGTTGTATATCCAAGGTTTAGTTGGTTTTACTTCTATAGCTGTAGTTGCCCATATTTTGGTTTGGGCATGGCGTCCTTGGTTCCATTGA